The genome window GaaaaaaagaaagtgaaaaaaaGTCTTGTCCTGCGCTTGTATAATAGCACCATATATAGAGCTCTCAAACACTTGTGTTAgggcaacctttgtgaagaaagttgaggtttcaccataaaactaattggcaatatgggaagGATCTCAActtcttataagcccatgcaaagtCCCTCCTCCCATTAATGtgagactcattctcaacacgccccctcatgtgtggcgaattttcgagcctaacacgtggacaacacaacggGGTGACGTGGAGAACATGTGACCGTTTGGATTCACAAGTGGGACAACTTGCTCTGATactatgaagaaagttgaggttccatcataaaaccaattggtaatatggggagtatcccaacctcttataaactCATGCAAAGTCTTTCCTCTTATTAATGTGGAACTCATTCCCAACACTTTGGATACCATTCCCTTCAATTCGCTCGCACACATCCATCATTGTACTACCTCCCGAAAACTCTACTCCGACATCCTTAGCTACCTAACTGCATTCTTTTTATCAATTCATCAAGCTTGTTACTGGTCTTCCTAGCTAAAAGCAAGTCTTCTACCAGCCATTCTTTCTTGGGATTTCAGTCTATCCAACAATCTTCTAAGAGACAAATCCAAATCAACAAGTTGGTAAGGCTAACCAGGAATCCAAATCAACAATCTTCTAAGAGACAAATCCAAATCACctatgaaaatgtttttgggttccaaaagcacttaaagtgctttttgcaAGAAACACCAATTATGTGTTTCTTCCAGGAagtactttaagtgtttttccaggATTTACTTGTATctttactaaagattggttctaaaaatattttcactaaaaatgCTTTCAGtcgttttaaaagcacatccaaacaagctCGTACACTTCTCTAAAAAATGCTTCTATCGCAGCCGCTCCAACTAAATCCAATGCCATTAATATAGGATGATCTAGCACAAAAAAGTAGTAATTgagaaaactctctctctctctctctctctctctctctctctctctctctctctctctctctctctctctctctctctctctctctctctctctctctctctctctctctctctctctctctctctctctctctctctctctctctctcccccctaaGGTAATACAACCAAAGAATGCTTGTTTATCTCATATATGAACAATTAAGTGAACCCCGGCTTAATGTATTGTATTAGTCACACTTGATCAATACAAGGCCCTTGTTTAAGCCCTAAAAAAAGCCCAAACCACATGTGAATGCACCTCCACATTAAGCCCAATCAAGCCCAAAATGCTAAAACCCTGAAAATCGCATAACCCCCGAAGAAAGTGAACAAAACTCAAACCATCCCAGCTCTCGATCGATCTCCTCCCGCCAACCGGAAATGGCGACGACTCTGCTCCCGGAGACCGCCCAAAAGCTCCTAACCCGAGAAGCCCTCCGCTCCGCTGCCAAACAATCCCAGCGCTGCCTCACAACCCCCGTCCGCCTCCGCCGCGCCATAAAAAAATACCTCCGAggtccccccctctctctctaaaaccatGTATGTCTATTATCTGTGTAAATTatgcaaatttaatttatggGTTTTGGGATTTTAGAGCAGGATGAGCCCCACATGAAGAGGAAGGTGCTGAGGCTATCGGAATCCTTCAGCCAAATCAAGGATGTGAACTCGCAGCTTGTTACGGCGACTTCACAGCAGCTCGTTGAGGACCCTTTGCGGTCTGTCGACCAATCGCAGAGGTGGAAGATCAGGAGCAACTATGGAGATATCGGACTCACCTACAGAGATGACGAGACCATTGCTTATGTTGCTTCCAGAATGCCTGCTGTTTTCTCTGCCTGTCACAGAGTTCTCAAGGAGGTATGAATTGGGTAATTTTTTATCCGGGTAGTGTTGGATGATTTTGAATTATGCGTATTGGTGCTGTATTTGGTTGGTAGCTGAGAAATGGTGGAAAATAGAggaatttattttcaattttgctagaaatgaGGTGCTTAACTTGAGTTTGATACGTTATCGTGCTTAAGAGTGTGGATGGTGGAATTGGATGTAGAGTTGTTCTGAAGTTTCGGTTTTCGATGGAATAAGTTTggtgaagttttttgttttgctgTTTTACAGGTTCGTAGAAGGATACCTGAGTTCTCTCCAGCTAAAGTGTTGGATTTTGGAGCTGGCACGGGCTCGGCTTTCTGGTGATAAGCGCATTCGGTGTTATCTTTTGATTGTTAATTGTGTGTAACTATGAATTTGGTTATGATGTAAATTGAATGATATAGGGCACTACGAGAAGTCTGGCCACATTCCTTGGAGAAAGTTAATTTAGTGGAGCCATCCCAATCAATGCAGCGGGCTGGGCAGAAGCTTACACAAGGTTCTTGACGATTTGAATGTTCAAACTAGTCATTTGATATTATTTTGCCtaacttatttttgtaataGTATTTCCAGATAAATTGTCTATAACCTGCAGTCGTTAAAGAACCAATCTACTAAAACCTTTCATTTCCTATTGCAATGTTTCATGCATTATCAAAGAGTACCATGGAGCTCAATAAAAAATCTGACCACTGTATGGCATGGTTATTTTAGGTCAGAAGAACTTGCCACTTATTCATAGTTATGATAGCCTCCAGTCATTGACAAAAAGTTTCACCAAGTCAGAGCGAGAACATGACCTTGTAATTGCTGTAAGTTCCATAAATTTTAAACAACATGTTTGCCTTGGAATATTGGGTACAAATAATAACTTATCTTTGTACTTGTTGCAATGGGGGTGAAGTCCTATGTGCTTGGAGAGATACCATCGCTCAAGGATCGAATTACTATAGTACGCCAACTATGGGATCTTACACGGGATGTCCTGGTATGTCTTACTTTTGCTTATGGATGAGTTTCATGTTTCACTATGATTTCATGAcagaacaatttttttttgttgatcttATGCTCTGGTTTATGCCATTAACAAAGAGGACAAGTATTATGTGGTTTATGCTCTTCTCACAAACAATTTTGAAAACAGCGGCAAAAGAAAGACATACTGAATCTTGTTCACTATCCATGTTTTAATTGTTATCATGGCAATTTTCAGTTTGGAACTTTCCAATTTTTAGCCTAATATTTTTACCCTTTGATTTTCCTAAAATTTTGTAGGTTTTGATTGAACCTGGAACACCGCAAGGATCTAGTATCATTTCTCAGATGCGTTCTCATATATTATGGATGGAAAAAAGGGTAAGTTgtttttcttgtatttgttctttgagatgaattttgagttaagaTGCTTGTTCAATTTATGTACTGGGATTGCGTCTCAACAATCATGCATAATTGACACACTAATCACTTCTTAGAAATGCCGTAAATCTAAAGATGGATCTGAAGAAACTTCAAAGGACTTGGTGACTCAAAAGAGTGGTGCATTTATAGTTGCTCCGGTGAGTATAAGAGCTCTTTAGCTCATATTTTTCTGTTTCGAAACTAATATGTTGCCCAGCTTCTCCTTTGCTTTCATTAAAACTGTGAATTctctcattttattttgtagtttttttATGCAGTGCTCTCATGATGGACAATGTCCGCTGGAAAAAGCTGGAAAGTATTGTCATTTTGTTCAGCGCTTGGAGAGGACATCTGTTCAGCGTGCATTCAAGGTTCGTCCTTAAACCCATCCACAATCATTGGATCCAGTTATGAGTTGGAACCTGCTCTTTAATTGATATTACCTTCCCTGATATTTTTGTAGCGATCCAAGGGTGGGCAACCATTACGTGGCTTTGAAGATGAGAAATTTAGCTTTGTTGCATTCAGGCGAGGACAAAGACCACGGTTAGTACTTTTTGTGTTCATGTTCAAAATTGTGGAATGTGGGATCTCTAATATTCTTCTTAGACAATGGATGCCGGAAAACCCATTCCCATACAGTTATACAATGGTTTAGTtaatttttaaggaaaactaacgaaaagggcttgaaaactttgagttttaatgataaggacaaaataaagggtaaagtgaatagtaccagatttgactttttagtgtaaaaatgtggtttttcgttaaagtgaacagtaccgtgggcttttcgttaaaactccctaatttTTATTCTGGTTTAATTTTTCGCCATGTGGTTTTGTTTTGGCTAACTTAGTGTCTTTCTTATAACCACTCTTTTAACTGTTCATGACCTTAAGTAAGTGATTACAATCATAAACATTTTGAATTAAGCCAATCAATAACTTCTTAAGTAAAATAATTCCTGTCCAAATATGTACTTCCCTCACAGTTTGGTTCTTTTTATTCACAAATATACTTTTGTGTTGTGAATTCTTTCTCTGATGGTTGCACTTGGTAATGTGTTTAGGGAACCTTGGCCGCTTGATGGTATGAAATTTGAGACTTTAAAGGAGCAACATGCTAAACGGAGTCCAGAAGATCTCGAGATAGACCTTGGTAATTCTAAAATGAGTATCCTTCAGTATAAACATCTTGatgacccccccccccccaccaccAACACGTTACGAACTGTGATCTATTGCATTAATACTAACGTTCTGGCCATTTGTAAACAATTATTTCTTTGGTTCTGAGAATTTGTGTTTGACCTGGACAGATGAGTCAATTAGCTCGCAGCAAGCTGATCTCGTTCCATTTGAAGAACCAAATCCAGTTAACTATGATTCCGATGTTATGGAAACTGATATGGtggatgaaaatgacaaaaacaacGAAGAGGAAGATGAAACAGGTCATGCTGATCTTGGTGGCGGTTGGGGTAGGATTATCTATATGCCTGTACGAAGGGGCAAACAGGTTACAATGGATGTTTGTCGATCAACCAAACGGGATGGTTCAGAAGGTGAACTTCAGAGAGTGGTTGTCACAAAGAGTAAGAACCCTACATTACATCTGCA of Malus sylvestris chromosome 6, drMalSylv7.2, whole genome shotgun sequence contains these proteins:
- the LOC126626500 gene encoding uncharacterized protein LOC126626500 isoform X2 is translated as MKRKVLRLSESFSQIKDVNSQLVTATSQQLVEDPLRSVDQSQRWKIRSNYGDIGLTYRDDETIAYVASRMPAVFSACHRVLKEVRRRIPEFSPAKVLDFGAGTGSAFWALREVWPHSLEKVNLVEPSQSMQRAGQKLTQGQKNLPLIHSYDSLQSLTKSFTKSEREHDLVIASYVLGEIPSLKDRITIVRQLWDLTRDVLVLIEPGTPQGSSIISQMRSHILWMEKRKCRKSKDGSEETSKDLVTQKSGAFIVAPCSHDGQCPLEKAGKYCHFVQRLERTSVQRAFKRSKGGQPLRGFEDEKFSFVAFRRGQRPREPWPLDGMKFETLKEQHAKRSPEDLEIDLDESISSQQADLVPFEEPNPVNYDSDVMETDMVDENDKNNEEEDETGHADLGGGWGRIIYMPVRRGKQVTMDVCRSTKRDGSEGELQRVVVTKSKNPTLHLQARKSIWGDLWPF
- the LOC126626500 gene encoding uncharacterized protein LOC126626500 isoform X1, with the translated sequence MATTLLPETAQKLLTREALRSAAKQSQRCLTTPVRLRRAIKKYLREQDEPHMKRKVLRLSESFSQIKDVNSQLVTATSQQLVEDPLRSVDQSQRWKIRSNYGDIGLTYRDDETIAYVASRMPAVFSACHRVLKEVRRRIPEFSPAKVLDFGAGTGSAFWALREVWPHSLEKVNLVEPSQSMQRAGQKLTQGQKNLPLIHSYDSLQSLTKSFTKSEREHDLVIASYVLGEIPSLKDRITIVRQLWDLTRDVLVLIEPGTPQGSSIISQMRSHILWMEKRKCRKSKDGSEETSKDLVTQKSGAFIVAPCSHDGQCPLEKAGKYCHFVQRLERTSVQRAFKRSKGGQPLRGFEDEKFSFVAFRRGQRPREPWPLDGMKFETLKEQHAKRSPEDLEIDLDESISSQQADLVPFEEPNPVNYDSDVMETDMVDENDKNNEEEDETGHADLGGGWGRIIYMPVRRGKQVTMDVCRSTKRDGSEGELQRVVVTKSKNPTLHLQARKSIWGDLWPF